TAACGGTTCAAGAGGTTTCAGTTGTGGGAACTGGTAGTGGTTTTAATggatttctttaaattaacAAAGAACAATAGTGGCATTCATGTCTACCCCCGCAATTTTTTAATCCTTCACTTCATCAATTATGCAATTTAGGTAACCTGCTATATGTTTGTTCAATTTTTACTGCATAATGATACTTTTGTGAGATGTATTTCTACCCCTTCGACAAACAGATTAAGTACTGACATCCTAATTTTCTGCAGGCTGCATTGGAGCTTCTTAGTGTTATAGAAGGTGAAAATCTCAGATCCAGAAGAATCCAGGGTATCTATGAGGTATGGATGAAAAAGATTGGGTTGTTGAAGTACTGGCATACAAAGCATAGATTTTCTGTGCAACTGGAGGTTATTCTTACTTGTCTTCAACGTGGGAATACGAGGGATGCACATCAAGCTGCTCTCTTTCTCAAGAAGGAGCCTGGTTTTGATGGCGACGCAGTTGCAAATTTGGTTGTTGGGTTGACATTTTGTCAGGTGTGGTATTCTGGTCTGCCAGAAGAGTTACAATTGACAGCTCTTGATTCATCTGGCTTCGGTTTACAATCAGAAATTCCTATCGATAAAATTCACATGCCGATTGAATATTCTGAGGTTGACAGCCCTCATGAAGCAGGAGGAGACAACTCGAACATACATTGTGGTTCAATCACATCTGTAGCCAAAGATAAAGAAGTAGGTGAATGCGACAGTAATAAAAATTCTATAGACACTGAGAccaaagagaaaaaggaaacTTCTTGTTTCAGCTATGAGCTGCAAGACTCTCGTGAGGAATCAGCCGAACCCAATGGAATCAGCGGTTCTTCATTCTCCGACTGTAGCGGTGACCTTCCTCAAGCCTCTATTTTCCTAACCCAAGGTAAGTTTCAGAGCTTCCTTTTCTTGTGCATTTGTCAATCAAACTTAAAAAAGATGCATCATTTTGAACCACCATAAATCTACGAAGTAGTGGTCTGCTAGTTTTGTGCCAGTCTATCACTATCATTATGGATAAGGAAGTTAAGAAAGAATTGGAGTACCACATGTATTTATTTAGACCATTATTTCTTCTGAAGCTAAATCCTGGCATAATATATTAGTATCAACTTAAGAATATGTCATGATTTCTTTTGGATTATGAGGAGCTGCTGTGCGTCTGTCTCATTCTGTCCACTAATCTGCGCATAGCATacagggagtactactttacagaatctattttttattcaatctATAACCCAAACTTATGCTGAAAACAAAGTTCTGCTTTCATTCAGTGATTTAACGTCTGAGTGAATATTTAGTTTGTACTTGTTGTTGACGAGTCATAGAATCTTGTTATATAACACGACTGAAGAATGTTTTCTGTCTTCTAGACGAAGTTAAAACCATAAATcatgatatatttaaatttaggcTACATActgtaaataattattttcttctacCAGTTGTAGAACttgtagtagtactttttgGCTGTCTCTGTCTTATATTGCAAAGAAAGACTATGAGCATTTCTATTCTCCTCTATAGGCTTACCTCCATGGTTATTGCCCTTGAAGTTGCCTATTTCTCATGAAAATTTGGAGGATGCAGTACGTATGCACAGAAATTTGCTCAACGAAGACTATAAGAATGCAGTAAAACACTTACGTGTTGCTCTTCACACAACACCACCAGCAATGGAGGCCCTCCACCCTTTTATACAGGTACTAACTATTGGGTACTTTCCTTCTTGGCAAGACTCCTTATATTCaactttataaataataatttacatcATTATGCTGTTATATTTGACTATTATGTATTTCTTCCAACTATTGCCAtgtttttctaaaaattaacCTTGTCCCATGTCAAGTAGTcataattttctaataaatatCTTCTAGATGCTCATTCTTGGAGATCAAGTCCATGAGGCCCTTGATGAACTCGGAACGTTATTTCAAAACTCAGAGACAGTACTCCAACTAAGGTAATTTCTCATTTCCATGATCTTTGTTGCCGCACCTTGCCAAAAATTCTAAGTACTACGAGTTGAAGAGACCTTTGTGAACATGTGAGTGATAAGAGTGATTAGGTAATCTTTATACTTGTATAGTGCACACTGGAATGTAATGCTCTTACGGTATTCTTCTGAAATCAGAGCATTTCACTTAACcgtaaaatattactccatcttCTACAATCCTTATTGACATTCTTTTATCCAGTTTATTTTGAAGGTCAATATCTGTATCTGATTGCCTCACAAAGGCTAAGCATGTCGCTTCTGAAATTTTCTCCTATAAATCTCTGATTGATGTGTGTCCATGTGTATATTTCTGTACAGGTTGCAAGCAAGTCTACTGGAGCATTTTGATAGTGGAAATTATGTGAAGCTACGTACATACTTTGAGGACATCTTGAAGAAGGATCCCACATGCAATGACTCCTTGTCAAGACTTGTGCTCATGCATCAGTGTGGTACTATTATCATTCTTAAAATGCATATCCAATgcttatttataaaattctgTGACTGAAGATGCTATTATAGTTGTTTCTCTTCGATTTATCTGGGTGTTCTTTTGGGGTGAGATTTGTATGAGATCCTCGTGCTCAGAATGTGATATAAATGTGTGTTGgttctttatttgttttttcctaaaagaaaatttatgcCATGTACATACAGGAGACTATGACACACAGAGTTTGGTGGAAATGTTAGCCTTACACTTAGATGCTTCACATGGGACATGTGACACGTGGCAAGAATTAGCATCTTGCTTATTGAAACTCTCTCAGTGTGAAGGAGACAGAGAGTCTGTCTGCAATAGTGGCAATGGTTCTGACAATCCGGGATGTTTGGATGATTCAAATAGGGTACCGGAATTATTCACCTGTGGCGAGTCTGGAAAAAGTTGGAGATTACGCTGCAGATGGTGGCTGAATCGCCACTTCCATGACAGGATCTTGATGTCTGAGATCGCCTCAGGTAATAATCCCTTTCGATTTGTTTGTTTCATGGATGAGGCTTATAAATAGATTCTTAGCTTTACCTAGTTTCTATGatgctattttatttttcttgttatcAAATCATGTGTGTTTCCATTTCTGATCTTATTGTTGTATTTAAACAGGTGATTTGAAGCTTCTGAGCTCTAAAGCAGCTGCAGCTTCACATATTTACGGACGGCATTTCAAATACGTTGTGAAGACGACTGAAACGGTGGAGAAACAAGACGATATGGAACTCTACTGTTTCTTACAAAGTCACCTTCTAAATTCTGTTGGTTTTTGTACTGTTAAAGGACGGAGTTGATATATATACAACACGAAATAGTTACACAGTTTGTCATCAATACGTGATTGTGTGAATAGGGGGTGTGATACATGGAAAACAAGACGATGACCTAAAAAAGATGGACGGTGATGATTGGAGTCAACGATTGTAAGGCAGAGCGATTGGAATAGAAGTGGACAAAGAAGAGTTGGATAGAAAGTCAATTAGGACAATTCAACCCTGAAAATAAATCTTCCATCATATTGGAAAAAtgatacaaataaaaatttaaaggtaACCTATAATAATGTATAGAAGAAAAACTTTTAACTTCAAAAACAATCTCTTCGTTGATCCAAGGTTGAAATTGCTCAGCCTAAAACAAGCCGTCCAAAGGAGAAAATTGTCAATTGCACACTGAAGATCAACAAAGAGACAACATCTAAGTATAAGAAGGAGCTtggaacaattaaaaaatctagaagtttttttataaaaatatatagccACTTGtcagaaaaaattaattggggagtattaattataaaaaactcTAGAAGAATTTGGTGGATTTATCCACCAACTATAAATAGCACAACAAAACAACTTCTTTTACTACAATGATCCATAAAGTttatgttttgtgttttgcttttaaatcatatgtttcatgttttatattaaaaaaattcatataattatagttgTTCTTCATTCTAAATCTCAAACTATATCTCTCGTGTTGTTTATATACGTCTCTCCTACTAATAAGACTTATATTACGTACCTATTAGAAAcaaataacatttttatttgttttgtcaaAAGCAATACATATTAGTtaaattctatatttttatattattaggcataaatattgaaaatatttagtgCACGTTACTATAAAAGacgaatataaaaaatgattggtCTGGGGTCAGATATGTAAGCTGGCTGTGATTGTTGGGTTTCATTGCCAATTGGTTTGTGTTATAAATAGTTGTAAATTCGTTTTGAATTAAATGGGTTATAAATAGTCGTGAATTCGTTTTGAAACACAATTTGGAAACACTAAATAATCTGGAAGACCCCCAATCAAAATGTTCCTACTCATGCTTGCAACCACAACGAACAACAAATCCACATGTTTCCCTACATTCACCCCATGCTCCTAGTCAATTTTGTCTCAATTCAGAATCAATAAAAACAGGGAGACAATAAATAAACTAGGACACAAGCTTGGTGAGAGCAATATTGTCTTCGTCGTCCATCCTCCGGTTCCGGCGCAGGTTTTCTCGGAGCGAATTATCCTCTGGTTCCGGCGCAGGTTTTCTCGGAGCGAATTATCCTCTGATTCCGGCGCAGGTTTATGGGAGAGGGAGCGAATTATCCTCCGATTCCGACGCAGGTTTTCTCAGAGCGaattatgagagagaaagtaatTAGAGTAACCTGGTAAATCTTCACTAGATTTCAATTGGGCTATTCTGGTCCAATTGAACCCAGATCCAATTGGTTTGGGGAGCCATCAAAGCCTGTTATTACTTATATCAATAAGTAATTCTGGTTTCGGTTATTtcaaaagaatatattttaaatttttatagaatcaatattaaattttccACTCAATATCTTCCAAAACCATACAAAatggactttaaaaaaatatta
The nucleotide sequence above comes from Salvia hispanica cultivar TCC Black 2014 chromosome 5, UniMelb_Shisp_WGS_1.0, whole genome shotgun sequence. Encoded proteins:
- the LOC125191156 gene encoding uncharacterized protein LOC125191156, which encodes MAKKNKKARKGRELEGHSAANPLPQVKRFKAIQQAAQLPSTCLVRGVGNIQWGGESLRYEHRTRLFRLLSHLLMHHNWAEASGALSVLIQGTIKDHSLSGNRAKYTAALELLSVIEGENLRSRRIQGIYEVWMKKIGLLKYWHTKHRFSVQLEVILTCLQRGNTRDAHQAALFLKKEPGFDGDAVANLVVGLTFCQVWYSGLPEELQLTALDSSGFGLQSEIPIDKIHMPIEYSEVDSPHEAGGDNSNIHCGSITSVAKDKEVGECDSNKNSIDTETKEKKETSCFSYELQDSREESAEPNGISGSSFSDCSGDLPQASIFLTQGLPPWLLPLKLPISHENLEDAVRMHRNLLNEDYKNAVKHLRVALHTTPPAMEALHPFIQMLILGDQVHEALDELGTLFQNSETVLQLRLQASLLEHFDSGNYVKLRTYFEDILKKDPTCNDSLSRLVLMHQCGDYDTQSLVEMLALHLDASHGTCDTWQELASCLLKLSQCEGDRESVCNSGNGSDNPGCLDDSNRVPELFTCGESGKSWRLRCRWWLNRHFHDRILMSEIASGDLKLLSSKAAAASHIYGRHFKYVVKTTETVEKQDDMELYCFLQSHLLNSVGFCTVKGRS